One window of the Enterobacter huaxiensis genome contains the following:
- a CDS encoding PTS fructose-like transporter subunit IIB yields MARIIAVTACPSGVAHTYMAAEALESAAKAKGWEVKVETQGSIGLENELTAEDVAAADMVILTKDIGIKFEERFAGKTIVRVNISDAVKRADAIMNKIDAHLAQTA; encoded by the coding sequence ATGGCCCGAATTATCGCAGTAACAGCATGCCCGTCTGGCGTTGCCCATACCTACATGGCGGCCGAAGCGCTGGAAAGTGCCGCAAAAGCCAAAGGTTGGGAAGTGAAGGTTGAAACGCAGGGGTCGATCGGCCTTGAGAACGAACTGACGGCAGAAGACGTTGCTGCCGCGGATATGGTGATCCTGACCAAGGATATCGGCATTAAATTTGAGGAGCGCTTTGCCGGGAAGACCATTGTACGCGTCAATATCAGCGACGCGGTAAAACGCGCCGACGCCATCATGAACAAGATTGACGCCCACCTGGCACAAACCGCCTGA
- the katG gene encoding catalase/peroxidase HPI has protein sequence MSTSDDTNNAASAGKCPFHQGGVDHSAGAGTSSKEWWPKQLRIDLLNQHSNRSNPLGEDFDYRKEFSKLDYSALKGDLKALLTDSQPWWPADWGSYAGLFIRMAWHGAGTYRSVDGRGGAGRGQQRFAPLNSWPDNVSLDKARRLLWPIKQKYGQKISWADLFILAGNVALENSGFRTFGFGAGREDVWEPDLDVNWGDEKAWLTHRDPEALAKRPLAATEMGLIYVNPEGPNASGDPLSAAAAIRATFGNMGMNDEETVALIAGGHTLGKTHGAGEATHVGTDPEASPIEAQGLGWTSTHGTGIGADAITSGLEVIWSQTPTQWSNYFFENLFKYEWVQTRSPAGAIQFEAVDAPDIMPDPFDPSKKRKPTMLVTDLTLRFDPEFEKISRRFLNDPQAFNEAFARAWFKLTHRDMGPISRYIGPEVPKEELIWQDPLPQPFFHPTAADIESLKSDIAASGLSVSELVSVAWASASTFRGGDKRGGANGARLALAPQRSWDVNAAAVRALPVLEEIYKSSHKASLADIIVLAGVVGVEQAAKAAGVYVNVPFTPGRVDARQDQTDIEMFNLLEPIADGFRNYRAQVDVSTTESLLIDKAQQLTLTAPELTVLIGGLRVLGANFDGSKNGVFTDREGVLSTDFFVNLLDMNTQWKATDESNELFAGSDRASGEVKYTATRADLVFGSNAVLRALAEVYASDDAHEKFVRDFVAAWAKVMDLDRFDLQ, from the coding sequence ATGAGCACGTCAGACGATACCAATAATGCGGCATCAGCCGGCAAATGCCCGTTCCATCAGGGCGGCGTCGATCATAGCGCAGGTGCAGGCACCAGCAGTAAAGAGTGGTGGCCTAAGCAACTCCGCATCGACCTTCTGAACCAACATTCCAATCGTTCGAACCCATTGGGTGAAGACTTCGACTACCGCAAAGAATTTAGCAAGCTTGATTACTCTGCTCTCAAGGGCGATCTCAAAGCCCTGTTGACCGATTCACAGCCCTGGTGGCCAGCCGACTGGGGCAGCTACGCGGGCCTGTTTATTCGTATGGCCTGGCACGGCGCGGGTACCTATCGCTCCGTTGACGGACGCGGCGGTGCCGGACGCGGGCAACAGCGCTTTGCGCCGCTGAACTCCTGGCCGGATAACGTCAGCCTGGATAAAGCACGCCGTCTGCTGTGGCCGATTAAGCAAAAATACGGACAAAAAATCTCCTGGGCTGACCTCTTTATCCTTGCGGGTAACGTGGCGCTGGAGAACTCCGGCTTCCGCACCTTTGGTTTCGGTGCCGGTCGTGAAGACGTCTGGGAACCGGATCTGGACGTGAACTGGGGCGATGAAAAAGCCTGGCTGACCCACCGTGACCCGGAAGCGCTGGCGAAGCGCCCGCTGGCCGCCACCGAAATGGGCCTGATTTACGTCAACCCGGAAGGTCCAAACGCCAGCGGCGATCCGCTGTCGGCAGCGGCGGCAATTCGCGCCACCTTCGGCAACATGGGAATGAACGACGAAGAGACCGTGGCGCTGATTGCGGGCGGCCATACCCTCGGTAAAACCCACGGTGCGGGAGAGGCGACGCATGTCGGTACCGATCCGGAAGCGTCACCGATTGAAGCGCAGGGCCTGGGCTGGACCAGTACACACGGTACCGGTATCGGCGCAGACGCCATCACCTCCGGTCTGGAAGTGATCTGGTCGCAAACGCCAACCCAGTGGAGTAACTACTTCTTCGAGAACCTGTTCAAATACGAATGGGTGCAGACCCGCAGCCCGGCAGGTGCGATTCAGTTTGAAGCCGTCGATGCGCCGGACATTATGCCTGACCCGTTCGACCCGTCGAAAAAACGCAAGCCAACCATGCTGGTTACCGACCTGACGCTGCGCTTCGACCCGGAATTCGAAAAAATTTCTCGTCGCTTCCTGAACGATCCGCAGGCCTTTAACGAAGCCTTCGCGCGCGCGTGGTTCAAGCTGACCCACCGCGATATGGGGCCAATTTCCCGCTATATTGGGCCAGAAGTGCCGAAAGAAGAACTCATCTGGCAGGATCCGCTGCCGCAGCCGTTCTTCCATCCAACCGCAGCAGATATTGAAAGCCTGAAGTCTGATATCGCGGCGTCCGGTCTTTCCGTGAGCGAACTGGTGTCCGTTGCCTGGGCGTCTGCTTCGACCTTCCGCGGTGGTGATAAGCGCGGTGGGGCAAACGGTGCGCGTCTGGCGCTGGCGCCTCAGCGTAGCTGGGATGTTAACGCCGCGGCCGTGCGCGCTCTGCCCGTACTGGAAGAGATTTATAAGTCCTCCCATAAAGCTTCGCTGGCCGACATCATCGTGCTGGCGGGTGTCGTTGGCGTTGAGCAGGCAGCGAAAGCCGCAGGCGTTTACGTCAACGTTCCGTTCACGCCGGGCCGCGTGGACGCGCGTCAGGATCAGACGGATATCGAGATGTTTAACCTGCTCGAACCGATTGCCGACGGCTTCCGTAACTACCGTGCGCAGGTGGATGTTTCCACCACCGAGTCACTGCTGATCGACAAAGCCCAGCAGCTGACGTTAACCGCGCCGGAACTGACGGTGCTGATCGGCGGCCTGCGCGTGCTGGGTGCGAACTTTGACGGCAGCAAGAATGGCGTCTTTACAGACCGAGAAGGCGTGCTGAGCACCGATTTCTTCGTCAACCTGCTGGATATGAACACCCAGTGGAAAGCCACCGACGAGTCAAACGAGCTGTTTGCCGGAAGCGATCGTGCCAGCGGTGAGGTGAAATACACCGCGACCCGCGCCGACCTGGTATTCGGTTCCAACGCCGTCCTGCGTGCGCTGGCAGAGGTTTATGCCAGTGATGATGCGCATGAGAAGTTTGTCCGCGACTTCGTTGCCGCATGGGCGAAGGTGATGGATCTGGACCGGTTTGACCTGCAATAA
- a CDS encoding PTS fructose transporter subunit EIIC has translation MKELVHILKNTRQHLMTGVSHMIPFVVAGGILLAVSVMLYGKGAVPDAATDPNLKKLFDIGVAGLTLMVPFLAAYIGYSIAERAALAPCAIAAWVGNSFGAGFFGAIIAGILGGIVVWYLKKLPVPKVLRSVMPIFIIPIIGTFVTAGIMMWGLGEPVGALTTGLTQWLQGMQQGSIVVLAVIIGLMLAFDMGGPINKVAYAFMLICVAQGVYTVVAIAAVGICVPPLGLGLATLINRKNFTAEEREAGKAALVMGCVGVTEGAIPFAAADPLRVIPSIMLGSACGAVTAAVMGAQCYAGWGGLIVLPVVDGKLGYIAAVAVGAVVTAVSVNVLKSIARKNAKQVEEKEDDLDLDFEIN, from the coding sequence ATGAAAGAGTTGGTGCATATTCTCAAGAACACGCGGCAGCATCTGATGACAGGGGTGTCGCACATGATCCCGTTCGTGGTTGCGGGCGGTATTTTGCTGGCCGTCTCGGTCATGCTTTATGGCAAGGGCGCGGTACCGGATGCAGCAACCGATCCCAACCTCAAAAAGCTATTCGATATCGGCGTGGCGGGGTTAACGCTGATGGTGCCTTTCCTGGCCGCTTATATTGGTTATTCCATTGCTGAACGTGCCGCACTGGCTCCCTGCGCTATTGCCGCCTGGGTCGGTAACAGCTTCGGAGCGGGTTTCTTCGGCGCCATTATTGCCGGGATCCTCGGTGGGATTGTGGTCTGGTATCTGAAGAAACTGCCGGTTCCGAAAGTGCTGCGCTCCGTCATGCCTATCTTCATCATCCCTATCATCGGCACCTTTGTTACCGCAGGCATCATGATGTGGGGGCTGGGTGAGCCTGTCGGTGCGCTGACCACTGGTCTCACCCAGTGGCTGCAGGGCATGCAGCAGGGCAGCATTGTGGTACTGGCCGTCATCATCGGGCTGATGCTGGCCTTTGACATGGGCGGCCCGATTAACAAAGTGGCTTACGCCTTCATGCTGATCTGCGTGGCTCAAGGTGTTTACACCGTAGTGGCAATTGCGGCGGTCGGTATCTGTGTGCCTCCTCTGGGTTTAGGCCTGGCGACGCTGATTAACCGCAAAAACTTTACCGCCGAAGAACGCGAAGCAGGGAAGGCGGCGCTGGTGATGGGCTGTGTGGGCGTGACCGAAGGGGCGATTCCGTTCGCCGCCGCCGACCCTCTGCGCGTTATTCCTTCCATCATGCTCGGCTCCGCGTGCGGTGCGGTAACTGCCGCCGTGATGGGCGCACAGTGCTACGCCGGATGGGGCGGGCTGATCGTTCTGCCGGTAGTCGACGGCAAGCTGGGCTACATCGCGGCGGTTGCTGTTGGGGCGGTAGTGACGGCTGTTAGCGTCAACGTGCTGAAAAGTATCGCTCGCAAGAATGCAAAACAGGTCGAGGAAAAAGAGGACGACCTGGATCTGGATTTCGAAATTAACTGA
- the fsa gene encoding fructose-6-phosphate aldolase, which produces MELYLDTANVAEVERLARIFPIAGVTTNPSIVAAGRESIWEVLPRLQQAIGPEGTLFAQTMSRDAEGMVAEAKRLSNAIPDIVVKIPVTAEGLIAIKTLKKEGITTLGTAVYSASQGLLAALAGAKYVAPYVNRVDAQGGDGIRMVQELQSLLELHAPDSRVLAASFKTPRQALDCLLAGCEAITLPLDVAQQMLGTPAVESAIEKFEQDWKNAFGNLNL; this is translated from the coding sequence ATGGAACTGTACCTGGATACCGCTAACGTGGCGGAAGTCGAACGCCTGGCGCGCATTTTTCCGATTGCGGGCGTCACCACCAACCCAAGCATTGTGGCGGCTGGCCGTGAATCCATCTGGGAGGTGCTGCCGCGCCTGCAGCAGGCCATCGGGCCGGAAGGCACCCTGTTTGCCCAGACCATGAGCCGTGATGCAGAAGGCATGGTGGCCGAGGCCAAACGCCTGAGCAACGCCATTCCGGACATCGTGGTGAAAATCCCGGTGACGGCTGAGGGGCTTATCGCGATCAAGACGCTGAAAAAAGAGGGCATTACCACGCTGGGCACCGCCGTTTACAGCGCCTCGCAGGGATTGCTCGCCGCGCTGGCAGGCGCGAAATATGTCGCGCCGTACGTGAACCGCGTTGACGCTCAGGGCGGCGACGGCATTCGCATGGTGCAGGAGCTGCAATCCCTGCTCGAACTGCACGCGCCGGACAGCAGGGTGCTGGCCGCCAGCTTCAAAACGCCGCGCCAGGCGCTGGACTGCCTGCTTGCCGGATGTGAAGCAATCACGCTTCCTTTAGATGTAGCGCAACAAATGCTCGGCACGCCGGCGGTAGAGTCTGCCATAGAGAAGTTTGAGCAGGACTGGAAAAACGCGTTTGGTAACCTCAACCTCTAA
- a CDS encoding formate C-acetyltransferase has product MTNRTQRLKDALFASPREISLERALLYTASHRQTEGEPVIIRRAKATAYILDHVNIAIRDEELIAGNRTVKPRAGIISPEMDPYWLLEELDQFATRPQDRFDISDEDKQTYRDVLYPYWEKRSMKDFINSQMTAEVKAAVATQIFSVNQTDKGQGHIIIDYPRLLNNGLGALVAEMREHCARDAHNAFYAAALLLLEACQRHILRYASLAEALAVNSDAPRREELLKIADISRHNAQHQPQTFWQACQLFWYMNVILQYESNASSLSIGRFDQYMLPFYQASLSQGEEPAFLKELLESLWVKCNDVVLLRSTSSARYFAGFPTGYTALLGGLTESGRSAVNVLSFLCLDAYQSVQLPQPNLGVRVNELIDRSFLLKTAETIRLGTGIPQIFNDEVVVPAFLNRGVSLEDARDYAVVGCVELSIPGKTYGLHDIAMFNLLKVMEIAMQENEGNAGLTYEELLEHIRFKINHYIALMAEGSNICDIGHRDWAPVPLLSSFISDCLDAGKDITEGGARYNFSGVQGIGIANLSDSLHALKGLVFEQQRLSFNELLAVLKANFATPDGEKIRARLINRFEKYGNDIDDVDNISAELLRHYCKEVEKYRNPRGGQFTPGSYTVSAHVPLGAVVGATPDGRFAGEQLADGGLSPMLGQDMQGPTAVLKSVSKLDNYLLSNGTLLNVKFTPATLEGDAGLQKLADFLRAFTQLKLQHIQFNVVNADTLREAQQRPQDFAGLVVRVAGYSAFFVELSKEIQDDIIRRTAHQL; this is encoded by the coding sequence ATGACGAATCGTACCCAGCGTTTGAAAGACGCACTCTTTGCCAGTCCGCGCGAGATCTCGCTTGAGCGTGCCTTGCTTTATACCGCCAGCCATCGGCAGACGGAAGGCGAGCCGGTGATCATCAGACGCGCAAAAGCGACGGCGTACATTCTTGACCATGTGAACATCGCGATTCGTGATGAGGAGTTGATTGCCGGGAACCGCACCGTTAAACCGCGAGCAGGCATTATCTCGCCCGAGATGGACCCCTACTGGCTGCTTGAAGAGCTGGATCAGTTTGCCACCCGTCCGCAGGATCGCTTCGACATCAGCGACGAGGATAAGCAGACCTACCGTGACGTGCTGTATCCCTACTGGGAAAAGCGGTCGATGAAGGATTTCATCAACAGCCAGATGACGGCCGAGGTGAAAGCGGCCGTTGCCACGCAGATTTTCAGCGTCAACCAGACGGATAAAGGTCAGGGGCATATCATTATTGATTACCCACGCCTGCTCAATAATGGCCTGGGGGCGCTGGTGGCGGAAATGCGTGAACACTGCGCCCGCGATGCCCATAACGCTTTCTATGCTGCGGCGCTGCTTCTGCTTGAAGCCTGCCAGCGCCATATCCTGCGCTACGCGTCGCTGGCTGAAGCGTTGGCTGTTAACAGTGACGCGCCACGCCGTGAGGAATTACTGAAAATTGCCGACATCTCGCGCCACAACGCGCAGCACCAGCCACAAACGTTCTGGCAGGCGTGTCAGCTTTTCTGGTACATGAACGTGATTTTGCAGTACGAATCCAACGCCAGCTCGCTCTCAATCGGCCGCTTTGACCAGTATATGCTGCCGTTTTACCAGGCCTCGCTCTCACAGGGCGAAGAACCCGCGTTCCTGAAAGAGCTGCTTGAATCACTATGGGTCAAGTGCAATGACGTGGTGCTTCTGCGTTCGACCAGCAGCGCTCGTTACTTTGCGGGTTTCCCGACCGGGTATACCGCACTATTGGGCGGCCTGACGGAAAGCGGCCGCAGTGCGGTAAACGTGCTCTCCTTCCTGTGCCTGGATGCCTACCAGAGCGTTCAGCTTCCGCAGCCGAACTTGGGTGTGCGGGTGAACGAACTTATCGACAGGTCTTTCCTGCTCAAAACCGCAGAGACAATTCGTCTGGGCACCGGCATTCCGCAAATTTTTAACGACGAAGTAGTGGTCCCTGCCTTCCTGAATCGCGGCGTTTCGCTGGAGGACGCGCGCGATTACGCTGTCGTCGGCTGCGTTGAGCTATCGATTCCCGGCAAGACCTATGGCCTGCACGATATCGCCATGTTTAACCTGCTGAAAGTCATGGAAATCGCCATGCAGGAAAACGAGGGCAATGCCGGGCTTACCTACGAGGAATTGCTCGAACATATTCGCTTCAAGATTAATCACTACATTGCGCTAATGGCTGAGGGTAGCAATATTTGCGATATCGGCCATCGTGACTGGGCTCCGGTGCCTTTGCTCTCTTCTTTTATCAGCGATTGCCTGGATGCGGGAAAAGACATTACCGAGGGTGGCGCACGCTATAACTTTTCCGGCGTGCAGGGTATCGGGATAGCAAACCTGAGTGATTCACTACATGCATTAAAAGGGCTGGTTTTTGAACAGCAGCGCTTAAGTTTTAATGAGCTCTTAGCGGTGTTAAAAGCGAACTTCGCTACGCCTGACGGCGAAAAAATCCGTGCCCGGTTGATCAATCGCTTCGAAAAATACGGCAATGATATCGATGATGTCGACAACATCAGCGCTGAACTGCTGCGCCACTACTGTAAAGAGGTCGAAAAATACCGGAACCCGCGCGGCGGACAGTTCACGCCGGGCTCTTATACCGTATCGGCACACGTGCCGCTGGGTGCTGTTGTTGGCGCGACACCGGATGGACGCTTTGCCGGCGAGCAACTGGCGGATGGCGGGCTCTCACCGATGCTTGGGCAAGATATGCAGGGCCCAACGGCGGTACTCAAATCGGTGAGCAAGCTGGATAACTACCTGTTATCCAACGGTACGCTGCTAAACGTCAAATTCACACCAGCGACGCTGGAAGGCGACGCCGGGCTACAAAAGCTGGCGGATTTCCTTCGTGCCTTCACGCAGCTAAAGTTGCAGCATATTCAGTTCAACGTGGTGAATGCGGACACGCTGCGTGAAGCGCAACAGCGTCCGCAGGATTTTGCCGGTCTGGTCGTACGCGTGGCCGGATACAGTGCCTTCTTTGTTGAGTTATCGAAGGAGATCCAGGATGACATTATCCGCCGCACAGCGCATCAGCTGTGA
- the gldA gene encoding bifunctional L-1,2-propanediol dehydrogenase/glycerol dehydrogenase → MDRIIQSPGKYIQGADVLTRLGDYLKPLAQRWLVVGDKFVLGFAEETLRKSFEQAELHAEIAPFGGECSQNEIDRLKKLADGADCMAVLGIGGGKTLDTAKALAHFMDVPVAIAPTIASTDAPCSALSVIYTDSGEFDRYLMLPHNPNMVIVDTKVVAGAPARLLAAGIGDALATWFEARACSRSGATTMAGGKCTQAALALAELCYNTLVEEGEKAMLAAEQHVVTPALERIIEANTYLSGVGFESGGLAAAHAIHNGMTAVPDAHHFYHGEKVAFGTLTQLVLENAPVEEIETVAALCHSVGLPITLAQLNIKEDIPAKMRLIAEASCAEGETIHNMPGGVTPDQVYAALLVADQYGQRFLQEWE, encoded by the coding sequence ATGGACCGTATCATTCAATCACCTGGAAAATACATCCAGGGTGCTGATGTGCTTACCCGTCTCGGCGACTATCTGAAACCGCTGGCACAGCGCTGGCTGGTTGTCGGCGATAAATTTGTGCTGGGTTTCGCAGAAGAGACTCTGCGTAAAAGCTTCGAGCAGGCTGAACTTCATGCTGAAATCGCGCCATTCGGCGGCGAATGTTCGCAAAACGAAATCGATCGCCTGAAAAAGCTGGCCGACGGCGCCGACTGCATGGCCGTGCTGGGTATTGGCGGGGGAAAAACCCTGGATACCGCCAAAGCGCTGGCCCACTTTATGGATGTGCCCGTTGCGATAGCCCCTACCATCGCCTCCACAGACGCGCCGTGCAGCGCGCTTTCCGTAATTTACACCGACAGCGGCGAATTCGATCGCTACCTGATGCTGCCGCACAACCCGAACATGGTTATCGTCGACACTAAAGTGGTCGCGGGCGCGCCTGCACGCCTGCTGGCAGCAGGGATTGGCGACGCGCTGGCAACCTGGTTTGAAGCGCGCGCCTGCTCGCGCAGCGGCGCAACCACCATGGCCGGCGGTAAATGCACGCAGGCAGCGTTAGCGCTGGCCGAGCTGTGCTACAACACGCTCGTTGAAGAGGGTGAGAAGGCGATGCTCGCGGCGGAGCAGCATGTGGTGACGCCCGCGCTGGAACGCATCATCGAAGCCAATACCTATCTGAGCGGCGTCGGGTTTGAAAGCGGCGGGCTGGCGGCGGCGCACGCCATTCACAACGGCATGACGGCGGTGCCGGATGCGCATCACTTCTATCACGGCGAAAAAGTGGCGTTCGGCACGCTGACGCAGCTGGTGCTGGAAAACGCGCCGGTAGAAGAGATCGAGACCGTTGCGGCGCTTTGCCACAGCGTTGGGCTGCCGATCACGCTGGCACAGCTGAACATCAAAGAGGATATTCCGGCCAAAATGCGTCTGATAGCGGAAGCGTCCTGCGCGGAAGGTGAAACCATCCACAACATGCCCGGTGGCGTGACGCCGGATCAGGTTTACGCGGCGCTTTTGGTGGCGGACCAGTACGGGCAGCGCTTCCTGCAGGAATGGGAGTAA
- the ptsP gene encoding phosphoenolpyruvate--protein phosphotransferase, giving the protein MALVVEFTCELPNGVHARPASHVETLCNTFTSHIEWHNLRTDRKGDARSALALIGTDTLAGDACRLVIEGEDEQRAYQQLEKWLREEFPHCDAPLAEAINTELDPLPESLTRLNPTLFRALPVCSGSAQGILTLLASLDLNALTNIPAAKGIEEEQSALDNGLTLLVKNIELRALDSDSTASAILDAHRSLATDGSLRQHLLAGVSQGLSCAQATIATANHFCDEFSRSSSSYLQERVLDVRDVCYQLLQQIYGEQRFPAPGQLTQPTVCLAEDLTPGQFLELDKTLLKGLLLKSGGTTSHTVILARSFNIPTLVGVDSQGLLQWRNQPVFVDGNAGAVVVNSTEAVARYYHQEARVQQAIREQQRIWLDREARTSDGLRIEIAANIAHAVEAQAAFGNGAEGVGLFRTEMLYMDRTSAPGESELYNIFCQALESANGRSIIVRTMDIGGDKPVEYLNIPAENNPFLGYRAVRIYEEYSALFTTQLRAILRASAHGSLKIMIPMISSMEEILWVKEKLAEAKQQLRAEHVPFDEKIPLGIMLEVPSVMFIIDQCCEEIDFFSIGSNDLTQYLLAVDRDNAKVTRHYNSLNPAFLRALDYAVQAVHRQGKWIGLCGELGAKGSVLPLLVGLGLDELSMGSPAIPATKARLAHLDSRACRQLLNQAMACRTSLEVEHLLAQFRMNQQDTPLVTPRCISLDNDWNSKEEVMKGMTDNLLLAGRCRYPRKLEADLWAREAVFSTGLGFSFAIPHSKSEHIEQSTISVARLKSPVMWGDEEAQFIIMLTLNKHAAGDQHMRIFSRLARRIMHDDFRSALVNASSEEAIASLLEHELEL; this is encoded by the coding sequence ATGGCTCTGGTAGTGGAATTTACCTGTGAATTGCCCAACGGTGTTCACGCGCGTCCGGCAAGTCATGTTGAAACGCTGTGCAATACCTTTACGTCGCACATTGAGTGGCACAACCTGCGTACGGACCGGAAAGGTGATGCCAGGAGCGCGCTGGCACTGATTGGCACCGATACGCTGGCTGGCGATGCCTGTCGGCTGGTGATCGAGGGAGAGGATGAACAACGCGCCTATCAGCAGCTGGAAAAATGGCTGCGAGAGGAGTTCCCCCACTGCGACGCACCGCTTGCAGAAGCCATCAATACCGAACTTGATCCGCTGCCAGAATCCCTCACGCGCCTTAACCCAACCCTGTTCCGTGCCCTTCCCGTTTGCAGCGGCAGCGCCCAGGGTATTCTGACGTTACTGGCCTCGCTGGATCTCAATGCCCTGACTAACATACCCGCAGCAAAAGGGATAGAAGAAGAGCAGTCCGCGCTGGATAACGGCCTTACCCTGCTGGTGAAAAATATTGAGCTGCGCGCGCTGGACAGCGACAGCACCGCCAGCGCGATTCTCGACGCGCACCGATCGCTTGCTACGGATGGCTCACTGCGACAGCATCTTCTTGCGGGCGTGAGCCAGGGGCTTAGCTGCGCGCAGGCAACAATCGCCACGGCCAACCATTTCTGCGATGAGTTCTCTCGTTCCAGCAGCAGCTACCTGCAGGAACGCGTGCTGGATGTGCGCGATGTTTGCTATCAGCTTTTGCAGCAGATATACGGTGAACAGCGCTTCCCGGCACCGGGCCAGCTGACGCAGCCGACCGTCTGCCTTGCAGAAGACCTCACTCCCGGCCAGTTCCTGGAACTGGATAAAACCCTGCTCAAAGGGCTGCTGTTAAAAAGCGGCGGAACCACTTCGCATACCGTTATTCTTGCGCGCTCATTTAATATTCCCACGCTGGTCGGCGTCGATAGCCAAGGTCTGCTTCAGTGGCGCAACCAGCCTGTCTTTGTCGATGGCAACGCCGGTGCGGTGGTCGTCAATAGTACCGAAGCCGTGGCACGTTACTATCACCAGGAAGCGCGCGTCCAGCAGGCAATACGCGAGCAGCAACGCATCTGGCTTGACCGGGAAGCGAGAACTTCCGACGGCCTGCGCATAGAGATTGCGGCGAACATCGCCCACGCGGTGGAAGCTCAGGCGGCATTCGGTAACGGCGCTGAGGGCGTCGGCCTGTTTCGCACCGAAATGCTGTATATGGACCGCACCAGCGCACCCGGCGAAAGCGAGCTGTACAACATTTTCTGTCAGGCACTGGAAAGCGCAAACGGACGAAGCATTATCGTAAGGACCATGGATATCGGCGGCGATAAGCCGGTGGAGTATCTGAATATCCCGGCGGAAAACAACCCATTCCTAGGCTACCGCGCCGTACGCATTTACGAAGAGTATTCAGCGCTTTTCACCACCCAGCTTCGGGCGATCCTCCGCGCGTCCGCCCACGGTAGCCTGAAGATCATGATCCCGATGATCTCATCTATGGAAGAGATCCTGTGGGTCAAAGAGAAGCTCGCCGAAGCGAAACAGCAGCTTCGCGCTGAACACGTTCCTTTTGATGAAAAAATCCCGCTCGGCATCATGCTGGAAGTGCCGTCGGTGATGTTCATTATCGATCAGTGCTGCGAAGAGATTGATTTCTTTAGCATCGGCAGCAACGACCTGACGCAGTATCTTCTGGCCGTCGACCGCGACAACGCCAAAGTTACCCGCCACTACAACAGCCTGAACCCCGCCTTCCTGCGCGCGCTGGATTACGCGGTGCAGGCCGTCCACCGTCAGGGAAAATGGATTGGCCTGTGCGGCGAGCTGGGCGCAAAAGGCTCGGTACTGCCGCTGTTGGTGGGTCTGGGGCTGGATGAGCTGAGCATGGGATCGCCCGCCATTCCGGCAACCAAGGCCCGTCTGGCACATTTAGACAGCCGCGCCTGTCGTCAGCTTCTGAACCAGGCGATGGCGTGCCGAACGTCGCTTGAAGTGGAACACCTGCTGGCGCAGTTCCGCATGAACCAGCAGGACACGCCGCTGGTGACGCCACGCTGTATTTCGCTGGATAACGACTGGAACAGTAAAGAAGAGGTCATGAAAGGGATGACCGATAACCTTTTGCTCGCCGGGCGCTGCCGCTATCCCCGCAAGCTGGAGGCCGACCTGTGGGCGCGCGAGGCCGTTTTCTCCACCGGGCTTGGCTTCAGCTTCGCCATTCCGCACAGCAAATCTGAGCATATTGAGCAATCCACCATCAGCGTTGCACGTCTGAAATCGCCGGTCATGTGGGGCGATGAAGAAGCGCAGTTCATCATCATGCTGACGCTGAACAAACACGCCGCGGGCGACCAGCATATGCGCATTTTCTCGCGCCTGGCCCGCCGCATCATGCATGACGATTTCCGCAGCGCGCTGGTCAATGCCAGTTCAGAAGAGGCCATCGCCTCCCTGTTGGAACACGAATTAGAACTTTAA